The following are from one region of the Serinus canaria isolate serCan28SL12 chromosome 8, serCan2020, whole genome shotgun sequence genome:
- the PKN2 gene encoding serine/threonine-protein kinase N2 isoform X2, whose product MALKKQLDIELKVKQGAENMIQMYSNGSSKDRKLLATAQQMLQDSKTKIEVIRMQILQAVQTNELAFDNAKPVISPLELRMEELRHHFRIEYAVAEGAKNVMKLLGSGKVTDRKALSEAQARFNESSQKLDLLKYSLEQRLNELPKNHPKSSIIIEELSLVSSPTLSPRQSVISTQNQYSTLSKPAALTGTLEVRLMGCQDILENVPGRSKATSITLPGWSPNEARSSFISRPSKSKSGSGRNLLKTDDLSNEVCAVLKLDNTVVGQTSWKPISNQSWDQKFTLELDRSRELEISVYWRDWRSLCAVKFLRLEDFLDNQRHGMCLYLEPQGTLFAEVTFFNPVIERRPKLQRQKKIFSKQQGKTFLRAPQMNINIATWGRLVRRAIPTVNHSGTFSPQAAVPATGQVVDAQLAELTLPAGDSPVAKLDFELEPEPPPAPPRASSLVEICESSSEIKAPDVPSQDEVTTFDFENGRNSIVPKLQPEIICESDVPHSDMKYTNTREPEDRRSQQRFQFSLKDFRCCAVLGRGHFGKVLLAEYKNTNEMFAIKALKKGDIVARDEVDSLMCEKRIFETVNSVRHPFLVNLFACFQTKDHVCFVMEYAAGGDLMMHIHTDVFSEPRAVFYAACVVLGLQYLHEHKIVYRDLKLDNLLLDTEGFVKIADFGLCKEGMGFGDRTSTFCGTPEFLAPEVLTETSYTRAVDWWGLGVLIYEMLVGESPFPGDDEEEVFDSIVNDEVRYPRFLSTEAISIMRRLLRRNPERRLGAGEKDAEDVKKHHFFRQIDWHALLAKKVKPPFVPTIRGREDVSNFDDEFTSEAPILTPPREPRILSEEEQEMFRDFDYIADWC is encoded by the exons AACTCCGAATGGAAGAATTACGGCATCATTTTAGGATAGAGTACGCTGTAGCAGAAGGTGCAAAAAATGTGATGAAATTACTTGGATCTGGGAAAGTTACCGACAGAAAGGCACTTTCAGAA gcGCAAGCAAGATTTAATGAATCAAGCCAGAAGCTGGACCTCTTGAAGTATTCACTGGAACAGAGATTGAATGAACTTCCTAAAAACCATCCCAAAAGCAGTATTATTATAGAAGAGCTTTCATTAGTCTCCTCACCCACGTTAAGTCCTCGTCAGAGTGTAATATCTACTCAAAACCAGTACAGTACACTGTCCAAACCAGCAGCTTTAACAG GTACCCTGGAAGTGAGGCTCATGGGCTGCCAGGATATATTGGAGAATGTCCCTGGTCGATCAAAAGCCACATCGATTACATTACCTGGTTGGAGTCCAAATGAAGCCAGATCATCTTTCATAAGCAGACCCAGTAAAAGTAAAAGTGGGAGTGGTAGaaaccttctgaaaactgaTGACTTGTCCA ATGAAGTCTGTGCTGTACTGAAGCTGGATAACACCGTGGTTGGTCAAACTAGCTGGAAACCGATTTCCAATCAGTCATGGGATCAGAAATTTACACTGGAACTAGACAGG TCACGTGAATTAGAAATCTCAGTTTATTGGCGTGACTGGAGATCTTTGTGTGCAGTAAAGTTTCTGAGGTTGGAAGATTTCCTGGATAACCAACGGCATGGCATGTGTCTCTATCTCGAACCCCAGGGCACTCTGTTTGCAGAG GTTACGTTTTTTAATCCGGTTATTGAAAGAAGACCAAAACTccagaggcagaagaaaattttttcGAAACAGCAAG GCAAAACATTTCTCCGAGCTCCTCAGATGAATATTAATATTGCCACTTGGGGAAGGCTGGTAAGAAGAGCTATTCCTACAGTGAATCATTCTGGCACCTTCAGCCCCcaagcagcagtgcctgccacAGGGCAAGTGGTGGATGCCCAACTCGCTGAACTGACCCTGCCAGCCGG TGACTCTCCTGTAGCCAAATTGGACTTTGAACTTGAGCCTGAGCCTCCACCTGCTCCACCCCGTGCATCTTCCCTTGTGGAAATATGTGAATCTTCCTCTGAGATAAAGGCTCCTGATGTGCCTTCTCAG GATGAAGTAACAACTTTCGATTTTGAAAATGGCAGAAATAGTATTGTTCCAAAACTCCAGCCTGAAATAATCTGTGAGTCTGATGTTCCCCATTCAGACATGAAATACACCAACACCAGAGAGCCTGAAGATAGAAG ATCACAACAAAGATTCCAGTTCAGTCTGAAGGATTTCAGATGCTGCGCTGTACTGGGCAGAGGACATTTTGGAAAG GTGCTGTTGGCAGAATACAAAAACACAAACGAGATGTTTGCTATTAAAGCCTTAAAGAAAGGAGATATTGTGGCTCGTGATGAAGTGGACAG CTTGATGTGTGAAAAGCGAATATTTGAAACTGTGAATAGTGTAAGACATCCCTTCTTGGTGAACCTTTTTGCTTGTTTCCAAACCAAAGATCACGTGTGCTTTGTAATGGAATATGCTGCTGGTGGGGACCTGATGATGCACATTCACACTGATGTCTTCtctgagcccagagcagt ATTTTATGCTGCGTGTGTGGTTCTTGGACTTCAGTATTTACATGAGCACAAAATAGTGTACAG AGATTTGAAGTTGGATAACTTATTGCTGGACACAGAAGGCTTTGTGAAAATTGCTGACTTTGGTCTTTGCAAAGAAG GAATGGGATTTGGAGACAGAACAAGCACGTTCTGTGGCACACCGGAATTTCTGGCTCCAGAGGTGCTGACAGAAACCTCCTATACAAGAGCTGTAGACTGGTGGGGTCTTGGTGTTCTTATCTATGAAATGCTGGTGGGTGAG TCTCCCTTCCCTGGAGATGATGAAGAAGAGGTGTTTGACAGCATTGTAAATGATGAAGTAAGATATCCACGATTTCTGTCTACAGAAGCCATCTCAATAATGAGACGg CTGCTACGAAGAAATCCAGAGCGGCGTCTTGGGGCTGGAGAGAAAGATGCTGAGGATGTGAAAAAGCATCACTTTTTCAGG CAAATAGATTGGCATGCTTTACTGGCCAAGAAAGTCAAGCCTCCTTTCGTACCTACCATTAGAGGAAGAGAAGATGTCAGTAATTTTGATGATGAATTTACCTCTGAAGCACCTATCCTCACTCCACCTCGGGAACCAAGGATACTTTcagaagaagagcaggaaatgttCAGAGATTTTGATTACATTGCTGATTGGTGTTAA
- the PKN2 gene encoding serine/threonine-protein kinase N2 isoform X3, with product MEMDRKLLATAQQMLQDSKTKIEVIRMQILQAVQTNELAFDNAKPVISPLELRMEELRHHFRIEYAVAEGAKNVMKLLGSGKVTDRKALSEAQARFNESSQKLDLLKYSLEQRLNELPKNHPKSSIIIEELSLVSSPTLSPRQSVISTQNQYSTLSKPAALTGTLEVRLMGCQDILENVPGRSKATSITLPGWSPNEARSSFISRPSKSKSGSGRNLLKTDDLSNEVCAVLKLDNTVVGQTSWKPISNQSWDQKFTLELDRSRELEISVYWRDWRSLCAVKFLRLEDFLDNQRHGMCLYLEPQGTLFAEVTFFNPVIERRPKLQRQKKIFSKQQGKTFLRAPQMNINIATWGRLVRRAIPTVNHSGTFSPQAAVPATGQVVDAQLAELTLPAGDSPVAKLDFELEPEPPPAPPRASSLVEICESSSEIKAPDVPSQDEVTTFDFENGRNSIVPKLQPEIICESDVPHSDMKYTNTREPEDRRSQQRFQFSLKDFRCCAVLGRGHFGKVLLAEYKNTNEMFAIKALKKGDIVARDEVDSLMCEKRIFETVNSVRHPFLVNLFACFQTKDHVCFVMEYAAGGDLMMHIHTDVFSEPRAVFYAACVVLGLQYLHEHKIVYRDLKLDNLLLDTEGFVKIADFGLCKEGMGFGDRTSTFCGTPEFLAPEVLTETSYTRAVDWWGLGVLIYEMLVGESPFPGDDEEEVFDSIVNDEVRYPRFLSTEAISIMRRLLRRNPERRLGAGEKDAEDVKKHHFFRQIDWHALLAKKVKPPFVPTIRGREDVSNFDDEFTSEAPILTPPREPRILSEEEQEMFRDFDYIADWC from the exons AACTCCGAATGGAAGAATTACGGCATCATTTTAGGATAGAGTACGCTGTAGCAGAAGGTGCAAAAAATGTGATGAAATTACTTGGATCTGGGAAAGTTACCGACAGAAAGGCACTTTCAGAA gcGCAAGCAAGATTTAATGAATCAAGCCAGAAGCTGGACCTCTTGAAGTATTCACTGGAACAGAGATTGAATGAACTTCCTAAAAACCATCCCAAAAGCAGTATTATTATAGAAGAGCTTTCATTAGTCTCCTCACCCACGTTAAGTCCTCGTCAGAGTGTAATATCTACTCAAAACCAGTACAGTACACTGTCCAAACCAGCAGCTTTAACAG GTACCCTGGAAGTGAGGCTCATGGGCTGCCAGGATATATTGGAGAATGTCCCTGGTCGATCAAAAGCCACATCGATTACATTACCTGGTTGGAGTCCAAATGAAGCCAGATCATCTTTCATAAGCAGACCCAGTAAAAGTAAAAGTGGGAGTGGTAGaaaccttctgaaaactgaTGACTTGTCCA ATGAAGTCTGTGCTGTACTGAAGCTGGATAACACCGTGGTTGGTCAAACTAGCTGGAAACCGATTTCCAATCAGTCATGGGATCAGAAATTTACACTGGAACTAGACAGG TCACGTGAATTAGAAATCTCAGTTTATTGGCGTGACTGGAGATCTTTGTGTGCAGTAAAGTTTCTGAGGTTGGAAGATTTCCTGGATAACCAACGGCATGGCATGTGTCTCTATCTCGAACCCCAGGGCACTCTGTTTGCAGAG GTTACGTTTTTTAATCCGGTTATTGAAAGAAGACCAAAACTccagaggcagaagaaaattttttcGAAACAGCAAG GCAAAACATTTCTCCGAGCTCCTCAGATGAATATTAATATTGCCACTTGGGGAAGGCTGGTAAGAAGAGCTATTCCTACAGTGAATCATTCTGGCACCTTCAGCCCCcaagcagcagtgcctgccacAGGGCAAGTGGTGGATGCCCAACTCGCTGAACTGACCCTGCCAGCCGG TGACTCTCCTGTAGCCAAATTGGACTTTGAACTTGAGCCTGAGCCTCCACCTGCTCCACCCCGTGCATCTTCCCTTGTGGAAATATGTGAATCTTCCTCTGAGATAAAGGCTCCTGATGTGCCTTCTCAG GATGAAGTAACAACTTTCGATTTTGAAAATGGCAGAAATAGTATTGTTCCAAAACTCCAGCCTGAAATAATCTGTGAGTCTGATGTTCCCCATTCAGACATGAAATACACCAACACCAGAGAGCCTGAAGATAGAAG ATCACAACAAAGATTCCAGTTCAGTCTGAAGGATTTCAGATGCTGCGCTGTACTGGGCAGAGGACATTTTGGAAAG GTGCTGTTGGCAGAATACAAAAACACAAACGAGATGTTTGCTATTAAAGCCTTAAAGAAAGGAGATATTGTGGCTCGTGATGAAGTGGACAG CTTGATGTGTGAAAAGCGAATATTTGAAACTGTGAATAGTGTAAGACATCCCTTCTTGGTGAACCTTTTTGCTTGTTTCCAAACCAAAGATCACGTGTGCTTTGTAATGGAATATGCTGCTGGTGGGGACCTGATGATGCACATTCACACTGATGTCTTCtctgagcccagagcagt ATTTTATGCTGCGTGTGTGGTTCTTGGACTTCAGTATTTACATGAGCACAAAATAGTGTACAG AGATTTGAAGTTGGATAACTTATTGCTGGACACAGAAGGCTTTGTGAAAATTGCTGACTTTGGTCTTTGCAAAGAAG GAATGGGATTTGGAGACAGAACAAGCACGTTCTGTGGCACACCGGAATTTCTGGCTCCAGAGGTGCTGACAGAAACCTCCTATACAAGAGCTGTAGACTGGTGGGGTCTTGGTGTTCTTATCTATGAAATGCTGGTGGGTGAG TCTCCCTTCCCTGGAGATGATGAAGAAGAGGTGTTTGACAGCATTGTAAATGATGAAGTAAGATATCCACGATTTCTGTCTACAGAAGCCATCTCAATAATGAGACGg CTGCTACGAAGAAATCCAGAGCGGCGTCTTGGGGCTGGAGAGAAAGATGCTGAGGATGTGAAAAAGCATCACTTTTTCAGG CAAATAGATTGGCATGCTTTACTGGCCAAGAAAGTCAAGCCTCCTTTCGTACCTACCATTAGAGGAAGAGAAGATGTCAGTAATTTTGATGATGAATTTACCTCTGAAGCACCTATCCTCACTCCACCTCGGGAACCAAGGATACTTTcagaagaagagcaggaaatgttCAGAGATTTTGATTACATTGCTGATTGGTGTTAA
- the GTF2B gene encoding transcription initiation factor IIB isoform X2, which yields MICSECGLVVGDRVIDVGSEWRTFSNDKATKDPSRVGDTQNPLLSDGDLSTMIGKGTGAASFDEFGNSKYQNRRTMSSSDRAMMNAFKEITNMADRINLPRNIVDRTNNLFKQVYEQKSLKGRSNDAIASACLYIACRQEGVPRTFKEICAVSRISKKEIGRCFKLILKALETSVDLITTGDFMSRFCSNLGLPKQVQMAATHIARKAVELDLVPGRSPISVAAAAIYMASQASSEKRTQKEIGDIAGVADVTIRQSYRLIYPRAPDLFPADFKFDTPVDKLPQL from the exons GTGACCGGGTCATAGACGTGGGCTCGGAGTGGAGAACGTTCAGCAACGACAAAGCAACCAAAGACCCATCTCGAGTTGGGGATACCCAGAATCCTTTGCTCAGTGATGGCGACTTGAGTACAATGATTGGCAAG ggcACAGGTGCAGCAAGTTTTGATGAATTTGGGAATTCAAAGTACCAAAATCGCAGAACTATGAGCAGCTCTGATCGTGCGATGATGAATGCTTTTAAAGAGATTACGAACATGGCAGACAGAATCAACCTCCCTAGAAATATAGTT GATCgaacaaataatttattcaagCAAGTGTATGAGCAAAAGAGCCTGAAGGGGAGAAGTAATGATGCTATTGCTTCTGCTTGTCTCTACATAGCCTGTAGGCAAGAGGGTGTTCCAAGAACTTTTAAAG aaatatgtGCAGTGTCCAggatttcaaagaaagaaataggCCGGTGCTTTAAACTTATTTTGAAAGCTCTGGAAACAAGCGTTGATTTGATTACAACTGGAGACTTCATGTCACGATTCTGTTCTAATCTGGGTCTTCCCAAACAAGTACAAATGGCAGCAACACACATTGCCCGTAAAGCTGTGGAATTAGATTTGGTTCCTGGAAGAAGCCCTATCTCTGTAGCAGCTGCAGCTATTTATATGGCATCACAGGcttcttcagagaaaaggacacaaaaag AAATTGGTGATATTGCTGGTGTGGCTGATGTTACGATTAGACAGTCATACAGGCTGATCTATCCTCGAGCTCCAGATCTTTTCCCAGCAGACTTCAAGTTTGATACCCCAGTAGACAAACTACCACAACTGTGA